The DNA sequence TGCGGGCGAGAATTACGTGATCTACGGTCGAAGCACTGGCTTCCCAGCTGAGTTCGAGCTACGCGATCTATTTCCAGGGCTCGGCGGTGATGGCACGGAAGGATTCGTGATCAAAGGGCCCACGGTCAATGATGAAACCGGGCAAGCCATTAACGCGCTTGGCGACTTCAATGGCGATGGCGTCGACGATGTCCTGATCGGCTCCTTTAACCGCGACCCCTTCGGTAGGGCTCGAGCCGGCGAGACCTACGTACTCTTCGGTCGTGATGCAGGCTTTGGGGCGAGCGTCGATCTCATCGGGCTGTTCCCCGCGGCCGGCGGCGACGGCAGCGAGGGCACCGTCATCCGTGGCATCGATGAGTCAGACTTCTCCGGCATCTCCGTGAGCGCCGGCGACTTCAATGGTGACGGACAGGTCGACGTACTCATCGGCGCGGACGGTGCCGATCCTGGCGGCCGCGGCAGCGCTGGCGAGATGTACATCGTGTACGGGCAGTGCCCGTGAGAGCTGCCTGACGCTGCCAAGTGATCGCCTCTGTAGGCAGAGGCCTACAGGGGCCGTGATCTTCGACGTTCGCTGGCCAGCATGTGTGTCTCAAGGTTTGACCGTCACTTCTCAGGACACTCCGTTCTCATCCAATAGCGTAGCTCAGGCACCGCTGCGAACGAGGTTCTGTCATCGTTAGCCATGCCAGCACCGCTTCAGCGTCTGAATAGACAGGCAGGGACTGGCCACGCGGCATCGCGCGCAACGCTGTTCGACGCATCGTGTTCGATCAGCAAGATCACTGCCGCCGAGACTGGGTTGGGTCGTCGGCAATGGATCTAATTGGCTCAGCGTCAGGCCAGCTTACCTGCCTAAGTGGACCAATCTGGGCACTCCCCTCGCTTGGCGCAGACTTCGAGCCACGGTAGCATCCGCAATCGAATGATCCGTGCCGAGAGACGGGGAGACAACCGCATTGTCGAGCGAGTATCGCACCGACGAACGAGCGCATCGTTTGCTTCGCGCGCGCGACTGGCAGCATCGGCCTGAGCTTGAAAGGGTCATCGAGTGGTGGCGCAACGGTGGACGTGGCGTTTGCGCTCTCGTTGGGATGGGAGGGGCTGGAAAAACGGCCATCGCCGACCGATTTTTGCAACTGCTCCCAGGCCCGTACCCTAATCTCCCAAGCGTCAATAAGGCATCCGATCTTCCGGCGCCATCGCGCACGCTTGTTTTCTCCTTCTACGATGTGCCCAATCCAGATTCGTTCTTCGAGACGTTATGTTCCTGGCTAAGCGTTTCGCGGGCTTTGTCTAGCGGTCTGGTCGGTGATGGCGGCGAGCCGGTGCGGCAAGCGTCGCTGGAAGAAACGCTGCATCTGCTTAACGAGTTGCCCCCTGACAGTCGCGTACTGCTCGTACTCGATGGACTCGAGAAGATCCAGGGGCAGGGCGGTAGAGAAGCCTTTGGAAGGGTACTTGACGGTCGCATCCGAAGCATCATCATCGACGCCGTCGAGGGTTACTTCCCGGCACTATCGTTGCTTGTTACCACGAGATTTTGGCTGTATGACGCACGCCGCCTCAGAGACTCTTGGTACCAGCAAATCGACATTGACCGATTGCCCCTGGACTCCTGCACTGGTCTTTTGCGTCAGCACGGGGTCCACGGCTCAGACGCCGAACTGGAGGGCGTAGCGGAGGATCTTGGGCGCCATGCGCTGAGCGTCGATTTGATGGGAGGGTACTTGACTCGCTTTTGTGGTGGCGACTGCGCCCGTTTGCCAGCGTTGGCGGATCAGGACGCGGTTCAGACGCACGATGCACAGCTGGATCCCGCCGTGGCGGCAATTCAGGAACAAGAGCGCCGGCTGGCGCGACTGGCCAAGCGATATCACGATTCCCTCAGGTCGGACGATCCGGCAGCCCTGGCGCTTCTGCAGCGGCTGTGCCTGTTCCGACTTGGCATCAACCTAGACGCCATTGCTGCCATCTTCACAGGGAAGGGTAAGGCTGCCGTCTCCGGGCGGGCGCTTGCCTCCCTAAGCCGTGATCAGGTGGCAGCCAAGCTGGCACTGCTCACGGAGATGAGGCTCATAGAGCGCGCAGGTCACGACGAGCAGCTGTACGCCATTCACCCAGCGGTCCGCGATGGTTTCGAACGGAGCCTTGATCCTTCCGCGGTTCAGCTTGGGCACGAGGCCGCTGGAGCGGGTTTGCAGGCCTCGCTTGGGGATAGACCAAGTGAGAGCCGGCCGTCGGATCCGCAGCTGCTGGATCTACTTGAGGAGATTGTCTACCACACGCTATCCGCAGGCAGGGTGGCGGACGCCTGGAAGCTGTATCGCCAGAGAATGGGTGGCTACGAGAACCTGCTGTGGCGGCTTGGGTCAGCAGAGCGAGGCGATCGCATATGCCGGGCATTTCTCCGAGACAATAGCAGCATTGGGTTGACTGATCTCAATGAGGTGGATCATCAGCAGTTCACTGAGGAATGGACGGGCTACCTATCCCAACTCGGGCGCAACGACATCGCCTTGGAATGCATGCGAGAGGCGTCTTTCTCGCGGTTGCTCTACAGCTCGCCTGATGTGCCAACGCTTTTGTTGTCCGCTGGCCGAGTTGCCGAGGCCGCAGAAGTAGTCCGGCGACACAAAAATTCATCGGTTAGCTTAGGTCCCTATCTTGGTCGAATCGCGACTCTGCAAGGCGAGAGCCGTGATGCGCTGACACTCTTTGGAAGCCGCGTATCGGTTTTCTTAGGTAGGGCTGCAA is a window from the Pseudomonadota bacterium genome containing:
- a CDS encoding TIR domain-containing protein, which gives rise to MSSGLVGDGGEPVRQASLEETLHLLNELPPDSRVLLVLDGLEKIQGQGGREAFGRVLDGRIRSIIIDAVEGYFPALSLLVTTRFWLYDARRLRDSWYQQIDIDRLPLDSCTGLLRQHGVHGSDAELEGVAEDLGRHALSVDLMGGYLTRFCGGDCARLPALADQDAVQTHDAQLDPAVAAIQEQERRLARLAKRYHDSLRSDDPAALALLQRLCLFRLGINLDAIAAIFTGKGKAAVSGRALASLSRDQVAAKLALLTEMRLIERAGHDEQLYAIHPAVRDGFERSLDPSAVQLGHEAAGAGLQASLGDRPSESRPSDPQLLDLLEEIVYHTLSAGRVADAWKLYRQRMGGYENLLWRLGSAERGDRICRAFLRDNSSIGLTDLNEVDHQQFTEEWTGYLSQLGRNDIALECMREASFSRLLYSSPDVPTLLLSAGRVAEAAEVVRRHKNSSVSLGPYLGRIATLQGESRDALTLFGSRVSVFLGRAAKPGTWIADLLVRLGRLETAEERASSDRALLIKEYGSLDNDVPYKDVILAQIACLQGASRLARERIASVHSWASTRDAKELLCLCALVRAKIELHEVSAAQDGHLSLEGVLATIQTGLRFARQYGYALHNIDLLLLRAQFELLLGDPSKAELTVRNALFDGMPPQPELDRPGLFAATDPSCGYAWAIAQGRRLLAESMLLRAAQLVGESSINPASRSTPRPVSELMLDARQELEKSIRLRKDMLDPALAATKKRLADVRKGRLTSHRLRTVQTSTPTSTSVRRFAVALSFPSEHRTVVADVAQGLVAELGRDRVFYDEFYEAELARPNLDTYLQDIYRNDADLVVVFLCADYEHKQWCRLEWRAVRDLITRRDDDVMPIRLDDCDVSGVLSLDGFLDARGRTASEISTSILVRLRA